The proteins below are encoded in one region of Aestuariivirga litoralis:
- a CDS encoding glutathione S-transferase family protein, translating to MAEFKLWCFGESGNSYKAALMLNLCDLEWRPELVDFFNGETRGDAYRSDVNEMGEAPVLDHNGKMLSQSGVILDYLSSLTGKFSGRDADERREILRWILWDNHKFTSYIATLRFLVTLAKTGDPAVIEWLRGRVNGSMGVLDKHLAGRAFLLGDRPTIADISLVGYLYYGDELPFEVLPHVTAWTERVKALPHWKHPYDLMPRKAKA from the coding sequence ATGGCGGAATTCAAACTGTGGTGTTTTGGCGAGAGTGGCAATTCCTATAAAGCCGCGCTGATGCTCAATCTGTGCGATCTGGAATGGCGGCCGGAACTGGTCGATTTCTTCAATGGCGAGACGCGCGGCGATGCGTATCGCTCTGATGTGAATGAAATGGGCGAAGCGCCGGTGCTGGACCACAATGGCAAAATGCTCAGCCAGTCCGGCGTGATCCTCGATTATCTGTCATCCCTGACCGGTAAATTCTCCGGCCGCGATGCGGATGAGCGGCGCGAAATCTTGCGCTGGATCCTGTGGGATAATCACAAATTCACCAGCTACATCGCCACGCTGCGATTCCTGGTCACGCTGGCCAAAACCGGCGATCCTGCCGTGATTGAATGGCTGCGCGGGCGGGTGAATGGATCGATGGGTGTGCTGGACAAGCACCTCGCAGGCCGGGCATTCCTGCTCGGTGACAGGCCTACCATCGCTGACATTTCACTGGTGGGGTATCTCTATTACGGTGATGAATTGCCGTTCGAAGTGCTGCCGCATGTGACGGCTTGGACCGAGCGGGTCAAGGCGCTGCCACATTGGAAGCATCCGTATGATCTGATGCCGAGGAAGGCGAAGGCTTGA